In Homo sapiens chromosome 8, GRCh38.p14 Primary Assembly, the genomic window TTATATTCTCTCCCTAACCAATTCTGTCCACAACCAGTTTCAATTAACATCACAACACCGATGACTCGCagatttgtattttcagttcagATGTTTCTTCAGACCTTCAGACTCATATATTCAACTGACTCTTTGACAGCTAACCTTGGACATATCAAAGGCATCTCTAACATAGCAAGTCTAAAATGGCATTCATAATCTGTCCTCCAACTTAACCACCACTCCCCTTCACCAGCAACAAAACCCCAATTGTGAAAGCTACAGAGGAGTTATTTTTGACATATCCCTAAAAATTCTTTCACTTCCTTCTACATCTATCTTCTCTACAACCATAACCCTAATTCAAAAGATATAAGCTCTCACCTGAAAAAgggcctcctaactggtctccctgtaTTTACTTTGCTCCCCTCCAAACCATCCTCCAAGCAACTACTCTGAGTCCTTCCATTCATTTTTAACACTGTAGTTAAGAGTATACTTGTTACATCTGCTATACCGCCTTATATAGAGAATTAGACAGACCTGAGATGATTCTCTGACCATTATGTCAATCTCAGTGACTCTAAGATTATtctcatggtgaaaccccgtctctactaaaaatacaaaaaattagctgggcgtggtggcggcacctgtagtcccagctacttgggaggctgaggcaggagaatggcatgaacctgggaggcagagcttgcagtgagctgagattgtgccactgcactccagcctgggcgacagagcgagacaccatctttaaaaaaaaaaaaaaaaaaaaattctagctgGACAATCTTTGGCAAATTATTTAGCCTCTCCAAGTCTTTATCTGAAAAACAGAGGCTGTAGTACTTAACCTCCTTTGTTgttgtgaagataaaattaataatgtcATTAAGAAGTTTAATTCAATTTTTGTGGCTTGCAGAAGGCTATGCAAATGTTAGCTAGTAAAACAAGCTCAGCATAACTTCCCCACTGCTTGAGTCCTGGTCCTCATCTCTCCCATGGCCTGTTTTAACAGTCTCTAACTAGTTCCTATCTACCTCCAAATGCCCAAAGCCCAAAGTATGGCTTATTGCAGGCCTCAAGAAAAGTCAGCTAAATCTGGCCTTCTTTTAGTATTCTACTAGTAAACCATGGACTAGGTCCAAATTCCTTTGAGCTTGGAATATGACCTAGCCCCTACCTACCTTTCCAATCTCTTCCACAATAATTCTCCCAAGTGCATTTTACTCAAACTCATTAGATTACAAGAATTAGCTGTCCTACTATCTCTCTTGGGCCTGTTCCTTTGAACTAGattcttttcctctgttttcagTGCTTATGTCTACACCAATTACTAGTTATTCtgattttacagaagaggaaactatggctcaaaaaagttaaatgactGGCCAGTACCACCTAGGCTGGTGACTGCACAACATGTCAATGCAAGTGCTCTGTGCACTATattagtgcttctcaaacttttctgGGACATACTTCTGTTGAAAGAGAGAAGCTTAACTTCCATCTTATAGGTCAAGGAAGGCACAGACCCAAGTGGCTGCTACCAGCTTGGAGTACCATGCTTTACCTTCAAATAAGTCATTGTCAAAACTTTGAACAAATCAAGTTGAGGACAGGAGCCCCTCAAACAGACAGTCCCCTGTACATTAAATCAAAACTATAAATCTCAGTTTGTCTGTTCTGTGGCTGCAAACCCACTCCACAAAAGTATCTTCAGCCTTCATTTTCATTGTTACCTGCAAGGATAAAGAGACAGTGCCATACAAATGGCTGGAGTTACTATTACTTTGACACAATGAAGTCAAGCATTGCCAAAGTGTTTAGGAAGAGGAGACTAGCTGCCCAGAGGACTCTCTGGGATCTCTAACCTGAAGAAAACTGAAGACAAAAGGAAATCCAGGGAGCCTAGGTGAAATCTGAGTTTTGTTAGGATAGCACTCACTTCTCTGGAGTATGATTCCTCAACTTGGGCATCAATTGACAAATGGAGCAGATAATTCTTCGTCatagggggctgtcctgtgcattataggatgtttaccctctacctactagatgccagtagcatcccaCCCCtggttgtgacaatcaaaaatgtcttccGACGTTGTCAAATGTCAGTTAGGGGACAAAACTGTCTCCAGTTGAGTGCTCTAGGATAACCCCTGGTATATCCTTTTACTGAGGAGTGAACATTACATACGAAAGCTCAGACTTCAGACTCTACATAGGAAAGTAGTGGGAGAAAACAGATCTTTCTACATTTACATAGGGCACTAGGATAAAAGAAAGAAGTATCTGTTGCTTCTCAATGGTCTTTTTCCACTAGGAAGTAAACTAAGTGGGATATAATTTAAGTTTCTTACCAAGAAATTTGGGGTGAGGCTTCAAAATTAACCAGGGATTTAAGACTGTACTTCTGGGCATTAGGAGAGGGGAAggcaaaaaaggagaaagactCCTTTTAGGTTGATTCTCCACTTAGTTGGCTACAATATTTGGCCTCTAGCCTATAACACAGGGGTATAAGGAGATCGCTCAACATGACACCATCCCTACTTTGACACTGTATAAATGATCACAAACCTCTTCTATTCCTTCAGTCATGACCCAACATGAATACTACAGAAGCACATGCAAACATTCAAATAGTCACAAGAAAACAAGAAGTTGTTTTATATTAAGCCAGAGACTTCAACATCTGCAATTCCAAAAGCTTAGCTTTTATGTTAATAAAATGCAGCTCACTGCCCTTGGCAGCCATTCCCTTATTGTTTGCTAATAAATGagaatgcacacacatacagatgtGTTTTCAACATTTAAGatacttttgtttttacttaaaaaaagaaaaatcaactctGCTTGCTGTATTTCACTATTACTGCTTTTAAGCTTCTACAATTATAAGTTTTAAATAGCCTTCTAAAAATCTAGCTAAAATGTGGGATAGTTCATATAAGCTGGAGTGTCACGAGCCTCAGATTTCCCGTTTGTATAGtaggcagaaataaaatttacttctTAAAGTTGCTGTTAAGGATCAAATGAAGTCCTGTGTAGCCAGTATTTGGGcatgtaaaatatattcaataaatggttattATTAGTACTGTTATAACCATTAAATAGCAACTTCTCTGAATCTCCTGTTTCCTCTATAAATTCTTGGGGAAGGAAACACGTATGTTTTGGAAAGGgggtaaaatatttcataaacacACCTTACATCTAGatgcaaaaaaatttaagtattatTTGTGATGATAAAAACAGagtagggaagaagaaaaagtggaaatattctgtgttttaagtagaaatttgaaaaaaaaaattctaacgtTAATTACATCTGGTATCCAGTAGCTCATGTTAGGAAATACAATGTTCCTTtccactggaaaaagaaaaagacgaaagaaaagggaggaagagaggagaataaaaaacaaaaccaaagcaatATTATGATAGACTGGAAGAAGCCTTATGCAAAATACATAACTAAACAATGACAATATTCTCCTAACTCTTTCAAGATCAGCAGTAAAAGGTCAGTCACCTTCCAAAGAAGCCTGGGTTTGCACATCACTGTTTATCTAATAAAATTCCagtgaagacaatttttcttcccAGTAGCCAAAACTACAGTTAGGTGAGTTAAGATATACGTTAATAAGGTGCTGCTACGCTATGCTGAGCTCTTCCTCAACAAAATTTGCAGTTTCTGGAACTGcaaattttaaatatgctttattcAACTCAATAGCAGCTCCAGTGAAATGATGAATTCAAAAAGTATTAATAACAAATCCAAAATGTCTGGATTTCCTTAAGAAAATGTCAACTCCCTTCCCAGAAACCTACCCAAAGAAAAGCCAAATGTTATTTAATTCTTATTCTCTGGAGTAAATATGGATCTTTAATCAAGGGCCAGGTAGGACCAACAGCTGGTATATTTCTAAGTACCTCCTTAAAGGGCCCGCAAACTATAAACTTTAGAGCGTCCTGACAAAAAGACAGCGAAATGAGCATActcatcccccacccccccaccccgaCTCCCGCgagcgcacacacgcacacacaaatgcCCCGCACACTAACAGCTCTGCAACAAGACTCGGTCTTTCAGCTGGCTACTGGCAGGCCACCCAGAAAATGTGTACTCCAGTTTCGACCCTTCTAGGGATGAAATCAAGGAAGGATAGAGAGTCTTGGTGGATTTTAGCCAACCCCTTAATTCTACAGAGGAGCCTGAAGCTGCGGGTGCAATTAACTTTGTCAGCCTTTTCGTTTCAAGGCCTTCTGATCCCAGGTACACACGGCGCACACCCGACCCAGGACGAGCCAAAAGGGCACGGGCCCTGAGTCAGACTACGTGCAACCTCACCCAGCTCCTCTGCTGTCTGTCTGACCTTGTGCACGTTAACTTCTGCGTCTCAATTTccacatctacaaaatggaacCAGAAGCTCCACATCCCATACTGTTAAGAGTCGACGGGCCGAGACGCGCTACCCGGCTCGAGTGGGCGCTCCGCCCGTGGGCTCCCACCTGGACGCTGGGGAAGGCGGTCTTGAGCAGGTAGAACATCTTGCGGTTGGACAGCACGTCGCCGCTGGTCATCTTGTCCTCGGCTCCCTCGCGCGTCTTCCCCTTGGACTTCTCGTGGAGGACGTTGCTCTCGCGGACGCGCCTCACCTCGTCGCCGCCGCGGACTGCGGCCAGCACTGACACAGCCAGCATCTCGCGCAAGTCCACGGTGCCCCCATCGGCCGCGGCCGCGGGCCCCGCCGCGCCGCCGCCAGGCTCGCCGCCCAGGCCGAAGAGGCTGAAGCGGCCGGCCAAGAAGCCCGAGTAGAGGTGGTAGAGCACGCCGAGCCCCAGCAGGCAAAACACTGCCACCCCCAGTGGGGAAAGGCGGATGCCCATGGGGGCCATGGCGTGGGAAGCCGGGCGCTCCGGGCTGCGGCTCTCACAGGCCTCCagcgcccgccgccgccgccgccgcagccgccgCGCTCCGGGCCAGGCGCCGCGCGGGCTACACTGGCGCCCGCTCCCCGGCCCCGGTGCGCCCCATCACTCCCTCCCAGGAAAGGCCGAGTTGCGCCGCGAAGACCACCAACGCCGCCCCGCGCGCCTGACTCGCCAGGCAGCGCGCTCTAGGTTCTTCCGCCGGCCGGCTGGTCCGACTTCCACGTTAGCCTACGGCCGCGAGGTGAAAGGGGAGCGTGGGTGTGTATCCGGGTTACGCGACGGGGCGGGGCGAGGGCGAGGGCGAGGGGCGGGGAGAGCTGGGCACCTCCCcttggggcggggcggggcgggacaGGAGGCGCTGGACTGAGCTGCCTTCCTTGGTCTGGGTGGGAAGGTATTCCTGGAAGTGGCGAGCAGCAATCCGCACAGGACAGTGTGCTGTGCTGAGTGCCTTGTGGGTGTTTAAATTAAATATCCCATTGTACGACTATGGCTGGCTGTAATAAACCCACAGTAACAGTCTAGTCTTCTCATCACTCTCAGATTATTGAGGAATGGAGGAAAACACAATAAaccattttaaaagattgatttGCAAGCTTTTTTAGCCAGCGGGGGTGTAGACAGCCTGTACCTTTAAGTCGCTTCTCCGCGCTCTTCCCGGCAGGACGGGGAACTGGGCGGTGAGGGGAAGAATTGTACTTggctcttcattctgttgacatCTTTGTCGTGCCCTAAATGCTTATGTGTGTATAGAGTTTCTCTCCTCCACCTGCCAGAATAAACCATCCTCGAAGCAGCTGAAAAACATGCCTTGATCCGGGTTTTTCATAATGAAAGAAAGCAAACCAGGCTTCTCTCATTTCCAAGGGTACTCGAGCCTGGCTCTCCTACCAGAGCTTAAGAAGAGGAATTGCTTGACAGAGTCCACTTAAAATAGAGGTTATCCGGAGATGGTCAGTCTAGAACATGTAATCTTTGAGTCAGCGTAGGCTCTCGAAGTATTTTGACAGAAATAACTACCTTCTACTATAACACCGATCTTAGCTAGAATGATAGTGAATACTTTATAAGTATTCATGAGTTTATCTTTAATCTTAAAAGTGAATATTAAGATGTATAGTATTGttcttaaatgttaaaatatctatataaatcaacttaaaatgtaGCCTGTTTTACTGTTCATAGCAAAACAGCATTGGTTTTAAGTGGACTTTAGAATTAACCACCTGAAAAACTGCAAGTATACCAAACTTCTAAACATCCATTGCTAAGCAAGTCATGTAGAGCCTGACCTTTACCGCTTACTTAGAGTTCAGGGCATCCCTAGAATTTGCATGTGATTATACACATACAACAAAAGCACTGCCAGATTATACACATACAACAAAAGCACTGTGATTTCCCTGCCAGAATCACAGCACAAAATCAAGTACAAATACAAATCAGTGAAAGAACAATCCCTAGAGTATTGACAGCACCAGAACTTAAAGAACTAGCATTGCCTTTCTTGTCAGCTTTTGAGAGTAACTTTGCAATGAAGCAAAGCTGCTTTCAAATATCTAAAAGTGAATGTCACAGAGTAATTCTCAAAACCCATCCCAGGGATAAAGATAAACATCAGGGTTGAAATATAAAGGTTTAAGTTAAACAGAACCACCCCAACCTACACTATGACAGCAGCAAAAAGATGAGTTGGATAGTAATCATGTCAATATTAAAAGCATCATTGGGAAGTCTGAGATTTCTCAAAATAAACGGAATAATATTTTCCAAGGATATTGGAGAATAATATAGGGTCACATTCAGTGTGGCAGTATACACAGTATACCACTGAGGGAAATACTAAAAGCTCTGGAGCATTTCTACTGCAAAAAAGGGATTTAAGACTTGAGGGAGAAAATGCCAAGGTATGTGGAAAGAAGGAGTCACTTGAAAGATTGTAGCTCCAAGAGGCGTTCTAGCACTCAAGTGATAATTGATCATAGAGAATGGGTATTAACAGATAACATTTAATCGACAAAAGAAGTTATgacaataagaaaacatttgattAATTACATGTGGTACAGTGATGTCAGAAAACCTTTATAGGAATTTGATTGAAAGAAACTTGTTTTTTTAGTATCAAGTTGTCAGAAGCTTCAAAcaatgcatacatacacatgaaaattatatggcTTTCATATTAAGATTGTGGACAGTCTGTTCCTAAAACATAATCTACATctattcttaaaattgttttccccaagattttgaaataaacaattaaatGTGTTAacttttaggccgggcgcggtggctcatgcctgtaatcccagcactttgggaggccgaggtgagtggatcacgaggtcaggagatcgagaccatcctggctaacacggtgaaaccccgtctgtactaaaaatacaaaaaaattagccgggtgtggcggcgggcgcgtgtagtcccagctactcgggaggctgaggcgagaaatggcatgaaaccgggaggcggagcttgcagtgaaccgagatcgcgccaccgcactccagcctgggcgacagagtgagactccgactccgtctcaaaaaaaaaaaaaaaaaaaaaaagaaacaaaaaagaaaaaaaaaggaaatgtgttaactttttaaattaaagcaaaataattatgTAGGCTGATGCAAGTAAGACAACTTGAAACTGCAACTAGAAACTATACCCAATGAAAAACCCTGCCTTAAAAGATAGACAAGTGGatatatttttacttgttttaggTTCAATTGTTAAGctgtctagtttttttctgtAATTCTCCACTTTAATGCAGTTTTCTCAGTTAACTGGCCCACACTAGTTCTGATTACATCAGACATAGGACCTCTTCTAAATGTCTGGATATTGCTACCTTTCCTACAAATACCAGTTTTCCTTATAGTCTCCATGTGTACAGAATAAATAATATCAGTTTATGAAACATTATTAGCATCTTAGATGTTAAGGACATTTTGGTTCCTTTCAATGACTCCTGACCTTCAAATTTACCctggaaaatgttttttataaaaattaatcttggccgggtatggtggctcacgccccagcactttgggaggccaaggcaggcagatcacaagatcaggagttcaagaccagcctagccaacatggtgaaaccccatatctactaaatatacaaaaattagccaggcacggtggcacacgcctgtaatcccagatacttgcgaggctgaggcaggagaatcctttgaacccaggaggtggaggttgcagcctgggcgacagaccgagactccatctcaaaaaaaacaaaaaattaatctcTGCCAGTTAGTTTccttgtattttttcctttaaatatgcaTTGGAGGGGTACAATATAATTAATGAAAGGTTCAGCGTAGTTGAACCCTCATTAAAAGTGTTTTTacggcaggcgcggtggctcacgcctgtaatcccagcacttttggaggccgaggtgggtggatcacaaggtcaggagatcgagaccatcctggctaacacggtgaaaccccgtctctactaaaaaaaaaaaaaaaaaatacaaaaaattagctgggcgtggtggtgagcgccttccagcctgggcgacagagccagacttcatctcaaaaaaaaaaagtgtttttactacctttctgagaaagaaaacaatgaactGATGGCATTTTACatgttgaaaatataaaacttccaAGAAGATTATTATTTGCATATTCTTTCCTTAAGTGATTATATCCTATAGAAAcaataattctgtttttttagtAGATCCAGTGATATGGTGTTTGCTTCTGCCATTAAAGTTCTCTCTTTGGCAGATAATTGAAGTTCAGAAACAGTGGCTTTCATATATCAAGACTGTGGATAGTCTTTTTCTAAAACAGGATCTACATCTATTCTTAAAATTGTTTCTCCCAGatttagaaataaacaattaaatgtgtaacttttaaaattaatgtaaaataattatgttaGCATTATAACATTGTACTATGGTCCCAATCCTAGCAATAGTAATATTGAATTCTTATTGGAGACAGTTCTGTAGGTATAATCATACTTTGGTATCCGCAGGGTTTGGTTCTAAGACCCCCACAGATACCAACATTTgagatgctcaagttccttataaAAAACGATATAGTGTTTGCATATAGCCTACACACATCCTTCCATTTACTTTAAATCAACTCTAGATTACCTGTAATACCGAATACAATGTAAATggtatgtaaatagttgttatactatattgcttatttgtattatttttaccatggcattgttatttttactggtattttgtttttcaaatatttttgatcttgTTGATTGAATgcatggatgtggaacccacagataaaGAGGGACAACTATATATACAATAGAAAACTGGAAATAGTTGCAACCCTTTGAAATTATAATCACTCTGATCCATATGCACAACATAAAGCCAGGTAAGTAATTTGCATATCTTTGTATCTTCTGACTTAACTCAGATCCTATGAATATAGCAAGAACTCAGTAAGTATTTATGAAACTGGACTTTTAAAagctactttttaattaaatgttgtatattttgtaaagtgtttctcaaaaaaaatgaatttaacaaaCACATTAAGGACCCaacattcattttgtttattcaaaacACTTGTTTCACCAGCATACAAATCagcctaaaaaatatatatatatatgctttggCACCATTAAGAtatcaaatatttgttaactttttttttgtactctTCATTAAATCTTATTGCTTGCAAAGCACCAAATCAGTGAGTAATGTAAAATTTCTCacattgtattttattctctagGTGATCTGGACATATACATTTTGCTCACTACCTATCTAAAACCTGAGGTAAAATTATCaccttaaaatttcatttattaaaaaaaatatagtcctggcacaatggctcacacctgtaataccaacactttgagaggtcaagttgggtagattgcctgagctcaggagtttgagaccaggctgggcaacatggcaaaaccctgtctctacaaaaaatagaaaagttagctgggagtggtggtgcatgcctatagtcccagctacgtgggaggctgaggcaggaggatcgcttgactccaagaggttgaggctgcaatgagcccagatcccaccactgcactccagtctgagtgatagagcaagaccctgtctctaaaaaatatatatatatataatatctaaaattttctcatctgcagaaaATAGCATTTGAATGCTATTCATCAATCATAATTAGGATATGTAGTCTATGGAATTTTGTTCATAATTTATATTACGTAAAAATCTCAACATAATACATATTGCTATAACACAGATTTAGacacaaaacaagacaaattGTGTCACCTAGAATGTAAGAACTCAATATAGCCATCATGTCCTAGcaagtgtttctcaaactttttgagaattaaaataagttttacatttagatatAGCAAACAAAGGCTTCACTAAACAGTACTTACCCTGATATATGACATattcttgtatatttttatacccTTCAAACTGATTTGATGGTTCCATTAATGAGTCACTGTTGAGAGACAAATCTCTGTGATTTCTTGTGTTTCTCAATGTCTTTCCTGCAGAGGGACTGACTCCCTTTTCAACAATGttatcttttcaaggatgtttatACAGCCTTGGAAGACACAGATGGTGTTTCCCTCTAGAGCAAAGGACAAGTTGGTTTTATTTACATTATAATGTAAATGATGGCTCGCTCTGGGGCAAACGTAGGGCAGGTTTATTGCTAGTTATAAAAGATTTAGGATTCCTCAACTCAGAGTTCCTTTCCTGGAATGCATCCAATTGTGTGTGCACAAGTTGAGACCCTCTTAGTGTCACCCTGTGGAAGCTGGGGCTTGAGGAACAAGTGCAAATGCTGACACTCTAAATGGCACAATTGCTTTGTCTTGAGCCTGGAGTCTAGTGACTTCCGCCAGCATCCATGTGGCTAGCAGACTCACTTGTTAGCCGCAAGCAGAGTAAAGTCTCAGAACCTTCACACTCTTGACAGTCGCAATCCCCACGTTTTGGAAAAAACTTCTGTGGTTTATATACAGAACTATAATTTTGTCCACATTGAGATTTCACTACAccctcaagttaaaaaaaaattgaaaattaaaggataatcatatgaaaaaggacatttttttaaaattcagacttTTTCAGAGATGACTTAGGGATTTTTTATAACTTCCTGTAACTTTTAAGCAAAGTTGAACTACAAGATAAATTTTTCCTTGTCATGTTATTTCAAATACTTCATGTTAGCATGCCCAGAAATTGACCTAAAAAGGATTAATAATAAAGCCAGTCTTTCTAATAGCAAAAAAAACTCTTTTTGCTTTTATGAGTTTGAAGAAAATTCTAAtcataattcaataaataaaacacaaccCAAATTAATTAAGTGGTAAAACCAACTTTcccaatttatttctttatcttagtCCTAaaccaaatagaaaatatatagttTTGCCACATCAACTGCTAAAACTGTATTATTCTGTAAGGTCTTCCTGAATAACCCATTCTTTGAGATGAACTAGCTGCTTACTCATCTGTCTTCATGTATAAGCCCCAT contains:
- the BPNT2 gene encoding Golgi-resident adenosine 3',5'-bisphosphate 3'-phosphatase isoform X1 gives rise to the protein MAPMGIRLSPLGVAVFCLLGLGVLYHLYSGFLAGRFSLFGLGGEPGGGAAGPAAAADGGTVDLREMLAVSVLAAVRGGDEVRRVRESNVLHEKSKGKTREGAEDKMTSGDVLSNRKMFYLLKTAFPSVQINTEEHVDAADQEVILWDHKIPEDILKEVTTPKEVPAESVTVWIDPLDATQEYTEDLRKYVTTMVCVAVNGKPMLGVIHKPFSEYTARNKLVMQLVSLLAMVDYILPCSE